The Cervus canadensis isolate Bull #8, Minnesota chromosome X, ASM1932006v1, whole genome shotgun sequence genome contains the following window.
gccagacatcttggaatgcaaagtcaagtgggccttagaaagcatcactatgaacaaagctagtggaggtgatggaattccagttgatctatttcaaatcctgaaagatgatgctgtgaaagtgctgcactcaatatgctagcaactttggaaaactcagcagtgaccacaggactggaaaaggtcagttttcattccaatcccaaagaaaggcaatgccaaagagtgctcaaactaccacacaatgcactcatctcacacgctagtaaagtaatgctcaaaattctccaagccaggcttcaataatacatgaactgtgaacttccagatgttcaagctggttttagaaaaggcagaggaaccagagatcaaattgccaacatccaatggatcatcaaaaaagcaagagttcccgaaaaacatctctttctgctttattgactatgccaaagcctttgactgtgtggatcacaataaactgtggaaaattctgaaagagatgggaataccagaccacctgatctgcctcttgagaaacctatatgaaggtcaggaagcaagagttagaactggacatgggccaacagacttgttccaaatagggaaaggacagTAGGTCTCTCCTTTTGCCTGCGGTGTGAGTGCAGAGTGCGAACTGCGGCAGCCGGAGTCATGGCAGGGCAGGCATTCAGAAAGTTTCTTCCCCTCTTTGACCGAGTATTAGTTGAAAGAAGTGCAGCCGAAACTGTAACCAAAGGAGGCATTATGCTTCCagaaaaatcacaaggaaaagtATTGCAAGCAACGGTGGTAGCTGTTGGATCAGGCTCTAAAGGAAAGGGTGGAGAGATTCAGCCAGTTAGTGTGAAAGTTGGAGATAAAGTTCTTCTCCCAGAATATGGAGGCACCAAAGTAGTTCTAGACGACAAGGATTATTTCTTATTTAGAGATGGTGACATTCTTGGGAAATATGTTGACTGAAATAAGTCACTATTGAAATGGCATCACTTGAAGCTGCCCATTCCACTGAAGTTCTGAAATCTTTCATCAAGTAAATAATTTCcatgtttctcttttataataaactaagGATATCCAAGCTAATGACATCCAGTGTTTAAAATTTAGTTTCACTGTACTGGTAtaaacatttccaaataaaaaaatataaaccaaataggaaaaggaggacgtcaaggctatatattgtcgccctgcttatttaacttctatgcagagtacatcatgagaaacgctgggctggaagaagcacaagctggaatcaaggttgccgggagaaatatcaataacctcagatatgcagatgacaccacccttatggcagaaagtgaagagaaactaaaaagcctcttgatgaaagtgaaagaggagagtgaaaaagctggcttaaagctcagcattcagaaaactaagatcgtggcatctggtcccatcacttcacggcaaatagatggggaaacagtggaaacagtggttgactttatttttctgggctctaaaatcactgcagatggtgactgcagccatgaaattaaaagatgcttactccttggaaggaaagttatgaccaacctagatagcatactaaaaagcagagacattactttgccaacaaaggtgtgtctagtcaaggttatggtttttccagtagtcatgtatggatgtgaaagttggactgtgaagaaagctgagtgccgaagaattgatgcttttgaactgtggtgttggagaagactcttgagagtcccttggactgcaaggagatccaaccagtccatcctaaaggagatcagatcagtcctgggtgttcattggaaggactgatgctgaagctgaaactccaatactttggccacctcattcgaagagttgactcattggaaaaaaccctgatgctaggagggattgggggcaggaagagaaggggacgacagaggatgagatggctggatggcatcaccgactcgatggacatgagttctagtggattccgggagttggtgatggacagggaggcctggagtgctgcaattcatggggtcgcaaagagttggacacgactgagcgactgaactgaactgaactgaactgatatctttggagaaatgtctcttcagacAATTTACCCATTTTTAGCTATTTGCCTCTTTGTTGTtgtaagaggtttttttttaaaatatatatatattctggatacaagtccctaatcagaaatatgatttgcaaatatcttctcccatacTGAGTtgtctttttagtttcttgatggtgtcctttgaaggACAAAATTATTAGTTTTGAGAAAGACCAgtttatctcttcttttcttttgtggCTTGTGGCTGTGGTGTGATATCTAAGAAACcactgtggggacttccctggtggtccactgattGAGACTCTATGCTTTCAGTGCTGGGGgcatcggtttgatccctggtccaggaactaaaatcccacatgttgtgtagccacaacaacaacaacaaacccagtGCTTAATTCAAATTCACACAAAGAATCATTTTGAACTATGAGGTGAGAAGCTAAAAATGGCAAAGTAACTGAAAAGTAGCATCCTGGATCTCTGATGACTAGGTAGCTGCATGCTAGCCTTGGACTGCCAAATTCTGCATTTGTTTTACATGAGAGTGAGATGAagtatcttatttaaaaaattgaggacCTCTGTTTCCTAAAATGTGCTACAGAATGAATTATTTGCAAACAAATAACTGACATTAATTTAGTATCCATAAGGTGTGACAAAcgtttttttttggttgcacacTTCGGCTTATGGATCTTAGGTCTCTGACCTGGGAACAAACACAGATACTCCCTACCTGCCCCCCTTCCCATTGcacagtggaagcgtggagtcccaACTACTGGACTGCTAGAGAACTCCCAGTATGACAAACTTTTATGAATCAGTAACAAAAAGGCAAACAACCTAGTAAAAAATGGGCaatagaaatgaacaaagattttacagaagaggaaatatgtGTGGCCAATCAACGTATAAAAaaattcttgggacttccctggtggtccagtggttaggactctgtgctttcactgcagaggtcctgggttccatccctggttggggaactaagatcccccaagctgtgtggtgcagccaaaaaaaagaaaaaaggctcaACCTTATTATTAATCATACAAGAGTAAATTTCACACCcacaaaaattttctaaaaaattaagaaGTCTGTAATATGGAGTGTTAGCTATGATATGGAGTGACGGGAAATCATACCCtgcttgtgggaatgtaaatttgtataaTCATCTTAGAAAACCATGCTTTGAGGATCGCTATGTGGCTAAGGACTAATTGTAGTGGGAGTAACTGAATAAACAAGCTGAAAAGACAGTTGGTTGTGGTTAGAAAATGTAGTGCTTGAATTCATGATGCAGGAGGCAGAGAAGTTTGTTCGATGACCAAGTAGAAGGTGTGACCTTGCAAGTGGTTAGCTAAAGTGGAGGTGAGTTCACTAAAGATGATGAAGCATGTTAGTCTGGGTTCAGTCAGGACAGAGAAAGCACAGGGGGATTTTAACAGGAAAAGTTTAACATAAAGAATTACTAACGATAACAGGGGACTGGAGTAATAAGAGATTGACTGGTAAGAAGTCAAGGGAACTCTAAAAGAATAGAGGAAGAGCAGATATAATATACAATGGCAGACAATATAAAAACAATATGTAATAGTCACTACTCACAGAGCTGTGATAATCTCTCTTTCCCTGTATAGCTGAGAGATCCAGGCCTTGTTAGAGAAGTTGCCTGTGGTGTGCTGAGTCAGAGGAACTTGCTGGACATCCACCCTCTGGAACTGGCTGAAAATGTGCTTCTCTAGGATGTTTCTCATTCATAGGGGAGGTATCTCACCAGAAACACTTTGCTACAGAACCACCCCAGGGTGGTGCCAGGGGAAATTGCCACCCACTGTGCATTGAGGAAGCCAGTGCACAGAAGGTGGGCGCTAGgagagtggagggtggggggggggtgtcagCAGGGGGTCGGGTGGGTAGGGGCGTGGTCTCACCAGGAGCCCATGGAGGAAGGACACAGGAAACAGGAAGTAAAGACCCTTCTTCCTGCCAGGTCTTTCCACCACCATCTACTGGATAAAATGTATCAAACCTGCTGGCAAAGGAACACAGCCTGAAAGGCCCCAGATCCATTTTCACAACAAAAAGAGGGACTGAGAGGTACTATATCAATTACAGGTACAGGAGGTCAAGAAACTGAGTGGTCATGCAGTTGGATTCTTGTTCTTGTGAATACTGAAATTATCACCGGTGTCTGCAGAAATTTTGGTGGAGCACAAGGTTATAAAACAACTTGTTTCTTCAAGTGTGATCTTGGTTCACTGCCCCAGAATCAAGGGGATACTTTAATAATACAGATTCCTTTGTCCCACTGCAGATCGTCTAAACTAGGGTATTAGGGAATTGAGCCCCcaaatctcttcaacaagtgccctagatttaaaatgtcaaaaatcaaTTATGATTATTCCAAacacagaaaagtaaagaaaataacataatgGGTTCCAACGTACCCAGAAACCAGTTTTAACAAATGTTAACACTTCccttattttctgtaggtctttttacttttaatataatattaCCAATTTACCAATTGGCACAAGTTCCACTCTCAtgcctttctcctccctccatcACAAGAAGTGATTATTTTTGTACGTTGTCATTTGTAAATCACTGCTTTAGGTGATGGAGAGCCTTTGAGGGTTTTTGAGCAGGAATATTAAACTATTACAGAGGTGTTTTTGAAAAATCAACCAAACTGTGCTCTGCAAGGGAATTCATTAAGATGAGAGGATGAAGGGGAAAAGCCAGTGTTGAGGCAGTTTCAGTGGCCCAAGGTGTATTAAGGATCTGAAGTAGAACCAGAAACCTTTGCTCTttgtatggtaaaaaccatcacaatattgtaaaataactatCCTCCaatctaaataaattaattaattgaaaaaataaagagtacTATACTAAAAATTTTTGTTGGgaacatttaattaattaattaatttaaaattaatttttataggaGGAtagttgtcttttttaaaaatttgatttgcTCATAATTTATGTTCTACTTTATTTTAGGTGAAATCTATATGTAATTTCTACCTGAAAAAATAGacttcagtgctcccatttcatttagtttatgttttccaatttctctgtttcttactttttttttaatgttctttctcaagcctttatctatcaagcatagtagaaaagcttttgtatacatataataatatatgtataacatatatattttagaaaacatgaatttttgcctagctaaaaaGTTTATGACagtttgattccacttgtttaaCTTAGTATAAATAGAATGTTACATTTTTAACTCATATTCACTCAAAATTTTGGTATAattccatgtattttggcatcCAGTATTACTGCCAAAAGTCTAGAATGTTTAACatcttagtgatttaaaaaaaattgaataagtcttgaaacttctaattcaattctgagaatataaagaaatatcacgtaaaaaaaacagaaaattaacatgtGGTAcaatattattaagtaaaatacagcttttgttcaaatttcaaaaaataattggggacattaaattaattaatttaaaattaatttttattggcatatagttgctttatctttttaaaagatttgctCATAATTTATGTTCCACTTTACCTTAGGAAATCTATGTAtaattttaacttgaaaaaatcttcaaaaaaatatAGTTTGCAAAATAGAGCACATACTGGCTACCTTTTAACAAATCTGAACAATATTACTTGAATACAATACCAAGATTATAGAAATTCAAAGTTATAATCCTGTTCAGAAAACTCAGACTTAAAACATCTTTTCAGAAAGTTCAATGTCTGTCTTTTAAGGTTATTATGAAACTGATTTCATATCTTGTGTCATGTTGTGTgcttagtcagtaaagcagaaatagatctctgctttattgactatgccaaagcctttgactgtgtggatcacaataaactgtggaaaattctgaaagagatgggcataccagaccacctgacctgcctcttgagaaacctgtatgcaggtcaggaagcaacagttagaactggacatggaacaacagactggttccaaataggaaaaggagtacgtcaaggctgtatgttgtcactgtgcttatttaacgtctatgcagagtacatcatgagaaacgctgggctggaggaagcacaagctggaatcaagactgctgggagaaatatcaataacctcagatatgcagataacaccacccttaatggcagaaagtgaagaagaactaaagagcctcttgatgaaagtgaaagaggagagtgaaaaagctggcttaaagcttaacattcagaaaactaagatcatggcatctggtcccatcacttcatggcaaacagatggggaaacagtggaaacagtggctgagtttatttttttggggtccaaaatcactgcagatggtgactgcagccatgaaataaaaaggcacttactcctcgGAGGGAACgttgtgaccaatctagacagcatattaaaaagcggagacattactttgccaacaaaggtgcatctagtcaaggttatggtttttccagtagtcatgtatggaagtgagagttggactataaagaaagctgagtgctgaagaattgatgcttttgaactgtggtgttggagaagactcttgagagtcccttggactgcaaggagatccaaccagtccatcctaaaggagaccagtcctgaatatttattgaaaggactgatgttgaagctgaaactccaatacttgggccacctgatgcaaagagctgactcatttgaaaataccctgatcctgggaaagattgaaggcgagaggagaaggggacaacagaggatgagatggttggatggcatcactgactcaatggacatgagtttgaacaaactctgggagttggtgatggactgggaggcctggcatgctgcagtccatggggtcacaaaaagttacatacaactgagcgactgaactggactgtgtGCTTAGATAAAATGATCGCTAGATTTCTGTATAGCAGAAGGAGAGCAGATAATGTTGTTCATCAAAATGGATAgactcattagaactggttcaaatgaattctttttaacggctgagtaatattccatggtgtatatgtaccacagcttccttacccattcatctgctgatgggcatctaggttgcttccatgtcctggctattataaacagatggatgaaactggagcccattatacagagtgaagtaagccagaaagataaagaacattacagcatactaacacatatatatggaatttagaaagatggtaacgaaaaccctatatgcaaaacagaaaaagagacacagaagtacagaacagacttttgaactctgtgggagaaggtgagggtgggatgtttcgaaagaacagcatgaaaaaaaaaaaaaaaaagaacagcatgtatattatctatggtgaaacagatcaccagcccaggtgggatgcatgagacaagtgctcgggcctggtgcactgggaagaccccagaggaatcgggtggagagggaggtgggaggggggatcaggatggggaatacgtgtaaatctatggctgattcatatcaatgtatgacaaaacccactgaaaaaataaataaataaaataaaaaaaaatgttagaccccccccccaaaaaatggtTAGACTCTAATATTCATATGATGGAAGAGAAAACTTAAGCTTCTGCTTGAATTAAATGAGTCAGTGAGGTAATTTCATGCAAGTTCTGGATACATTTATCCACCTTTACTTCTGCCATTCTCCTCTTGCAATCTTGACAAGGTAACTTTTTgcagagtattttattttttcatactcttatgtaaagcctgtgctctgtgacgCTGTGATCTCCTGTCTTTCAACCCTCCACTCTGTTCCCCCAGGTCATTAACTTCTTTTCATTGCCCTGGGTTCCACTGTTAGTCATTTCACCGGTATGGTTGCTGCTGTCCTGGAATGCCTTGCTTTCTTGACATTTGCTCATACCAACCCTAACTTCCAATCTTTATGCTAGTAGAAGTGTTTCTTCTGCTTTGAGATGGCCTTGCCTTTCTGATTTTACTGTATTGCTTACAGTCATTTGCAATAGCCAATGTCTAAAATGAGGCAGATTTTTACCCCAATAACCCCAGTGGGCTCAAGCCTATTTTGAACAAGGCTGGGTTCCTGAAATTACTCAGGCTTTATTCTTCAACAAAAAATGTAAGTGATACCTCAATAATACTGCTGGATTTGTTTGTCTATAGAATACAATTTTGATGAGCAGTTGTGAGAAAACTGGTCAAATGAgatctcaaaatatatttaagcagGTTACATTTAAGAATTTCATTGATCAACACAtggattttggttttatttccattacataGATTTGGTCTTGGATCAAAAGTCAACGAAAATGTTTGATTGACTATACTTACTTTGctcataaatataattatatcaaACTGAATGTCTGGAGGTCAAATCTTCCTTATATAACTATTGATagatacaacaacatgaatgaatctcaaagtGATGATGTTAACTGCAAGAAACCAGACAACAGAAAGTtccatactgtatgattccatttacacaagattctagaaaatgcaaactagtcTATAGGATTGAAAAAGGATTGTTCATTGTCTGGGATTttaagggaagggagggaagatggGGTTGAAAGGGCACAATAACACTTTTTGGGGATGACAGAAAAATTTTTtgaattgtgtatgtgtgtgtgtatgattgtaTCATGGGATGTACACATATGTCAAAATCCATTAAATCATACGTCTTGACTATGTGCGATtcattatgtcaattatatctcagtaaaaggACAAAAATCATTAGCAAGGAAAACATGTTGGTTTTAAGTCATTAAAATGTCTGCTGTGTACCAGGCACTCTGCTGGGGACAGTGTTCATCAAGGCAGACAAGACCCCTCCCCTAGCGGAGGCTACATTCTGGTGGAGGAGACAGATCAACAAATGACAATAGTCAAGTCTGGATAACTGTTATGACAAGGTAAAAAGGGGAAGCTTTGAAAGAATGtagccagattttttaaaaaaatttttatttggctgcacctggtatcagttgcggtatgtgggatcttcactgtagcatgtgggctctagttcccttaccagggatggaacccctgcatagggagagtggagtcttagcccctggactaccagggaagttccccaaacATGTAGCAGGATTATCTAAGCCGATTATTTGGTAGTAGATGCCTGTCACTATGTTGAAAAGATTCTGAAAGTTAGCAGGATCCCATGCATCAGGTGAGGGTAGTGATGGTGAGTACCATGCATTTGCTCAGATCAGGCTATACTGTTGGCCTTATCATAAATTTCCTAATCATGTGGCTATTATAACTGGTTATGAAGATGTTTTAAGAATAGTGTAGATCTCTTGTTATAGACCAGTTTTTTTTCAGAGCAATATTTTTAAGGCAAAGTGTTTCTTGTTGGGGAAACATCAACCTTCAGACTGTAGTATAGACAGAGGACAAGTGTTCTTTTGTTCTCGAAAATTCTGTTTCCAAGTGCTTTTCACTCGCCCGATATGACTGTGTCTGAGCCTTTGCTAAGGGCACTGCAGCTGGATTGTGTAGTGGAACCAGGTCCAGAAAAAGAATCGCTCAAGAATGCAAGTAAACAGGATGTCAGATGTTATCCTTAGTCTATTTCCCTAAACATAGCTTTTTGGCTGCAAAGTAAAATGCCATTCTTCTAGTTTGTGCTTACACAGAGTGATGGCTGACAGCAGGCACAGTCTTCATCTGCTTGGCACGTTGTCACCGTGCAATTCAACGTGTTTTGCAAAGGAATGATCATGACACATTATCTCGGTGAGACAGTAAGAGGACATCCGGCCATTTCTTGGAAGAATTTTCCCAGCTTACCTTCTCTGAGCCCTGTTGTGCCAGCACAGCTCCCCACGAGGCTCAGATCTGTCTGACCTAAGAGCCAGTTGGCATCTTCCTCTTGACAGAAGCCAGATTTTCACTGGGGCTAGACTATTTATTGGCAGCGTTTTCCCAGACTGCCCCATGAGTATCTCATTTCCAAGGTCCCCTGAAGTGCTGGCTCGCCTCTGTTTTCCCAGAGCGCACGCtgccttctctttcctccctccccagcatcCTGCTCACTTCCTTCCCTTACAGTTTCTTgcactgttggtttttttttggggggggggaggggtgtgagtgtgtgtatgtatttcttcttttttttttaaaaaaaaatcctagtgaATTTGTTTTGCAGCTTTTGAAAAAGAAACCCAGTGTTACCCAGGATTTCCCCCCCATTCATTCTATTTCTACGTCTTTGAGTGTGAGCTCTGTGGTTTTTCAAATCCCAGAATTGGAGTGGCTTCCACCGTTGTCTAAGGAACGTTGTTTTAGAGCTTTGCTCTGCAAGCACGAGAAGAGAactcataaaaaggaagacaaCAGCAGATGCAATCGCGGATGTGGCTTAGTCCTTGCAGCTGCCCCAGAGAGGTGCTCGGGAGCGTTCAGTCTGCAGTAATGAATCCAGAAGAGCGCGTCGTGACCTGGCTCATATCCTTGGGAGTATTAGATTCCCCCAAAAAGACCATCTGTGATCCGGAGGAGTTCTTGAAGTCCTCGTTGAAAAATGGGGTAGTGCTGTGCAAACTGATCAACAGACTAAGGCCTGGCTCTGTAGAAAAGGTAAGGGAAATTTGCAGTATCTTTGGGGTTGCTCACCACCAGAGAGCAGGGGTAATGTCACTCTGGAGATTTTCAATTGCCTGGGTCAGGGGACACTCCTGCTTTCATCTCTTTCTGAGATTTAATTGTTCTTTCTTACTGTTTTCGTAGttggaaaaagtcagaaaatgaaAGGTTATCCTTTAGTGATTGGCCACTGGAGGTTAGTACAGTAAAAACCTGTGACCCCACTAGTGCCAGGGGCCAAGGAGAACACCCCTGTCACGAGCTGGCTCTGTCATAGAGGCGCGTGTTGTACCTGCCTGTGTACTGAGGACATGTTTTGAACCTGGGGTTCATGTGAGTCCGTGGAGTAATGGGGTGATTTGTAACACATATTCAGAGTGATTATTGATGGTACGACTAAATTTAGTGTGGattttcttctcaaagaaatAAAGTATCCATTGAAAGAGAGGCTGTTTAGCAATCAGGAGAAATAACCCAAAATGCCACAACGGGTTTGTTAAAACAATAGAAACCAAATATATGTTTTGAATGCAACACGTGTTCAAAGTGAAACTAaccttactcatttttaaaaatccaaaactgTG
Protein-coding sequences here:
- the LOC122434795 gene encoding 10 kDa heat shock protein, mitochondrial is translated as MAGQAFRKFLPLFDRVLVERSAAETVTKGGIMLPEKSQGKVLQATVVAVGSGSKGKGGEIQPVSVKVGDKVLLPEYGGTKVVLDDKDYFLFRDGDILGKYVD